One genomic region from Yarrowia lipolytica chromosome 1C, complete sequence encodes:
- a CDS encoding uncharacterized protein (Compare to YALI0C12342g, weakly similar to uniprot|P32832 Saccharomyces cerevisiae YMR091c NPL6 nuclear protein localization factor): MSDPESKVVPVAAETTAETEPKPIDTKPSDTDTTDTKQSDSDTKPDTTTADHANTSTSAKVEEDIEMTDATDAAAGATAATNDTGDDAPGDDATNINPADIGDDPNDPDVDEDALHEDDEDDKLPQPKPKSKESSAALDGDEETKPATPAPRKRGRPPGSKNKATLVRESEMEEDEEALKLTSFSAVGGFGPGGAGGAMRSGSARWAARGRGSRGGTSHLVMVPRDENGNPYPVEDDELLLPEDPAGEVKVNKLGELQGGREYRVRTFTVLGRGRRLYMLSTEPARCMGFRDSYLLFQKHRRLHKVIADEGEKFDLIERDIIPHSYKGRSIGIVTARSVFREFGAKIVLGGKKIIDDYYVQEAVDAGSVEGEIADPDDPFNQGREHSKDHYVAWLGGAGGLGAASVPVVPIMPPPITQAPPKRRKAIGAQLSPHWMYDHALAASRFNSSLLEERREADPKGYIVEPLTGVRFVPQLTQPSVSEWFKVGQGKKTVVTEEMQFSPVTRTGLQVSFDLNDIDIDENIKEAILDQLEVEGTTNL; this comes from the coding sequence atGTCGGACCCAGAATCCAAGGTAGTGCCTGTTGCGGCGGAGACAACCGCGGAGACGGAACCCAAGCCGATCGACACAAAGCcaagtgacacagacacaacagacacaaagcAAAGTGACTCAGACACAAAGCCAGACACAACCACCGCCGACCATGCCAACACATCCACCTCAGCCaaagtggaggaggatatcGAGATGACTGACGCCACTGATGCTGCGGCTGGTGCTACGGCTGCTACTAACGACACTGGTGATGATGCTCCGGGTGATGACGCCACCAATATCAACCCCGCAGACATTGGCGACGATCCCAACGACCCCGATGTGGACGAGGATGCGCTGcacgaggacgacgaggacgacaagCTGCCGCAGCCCAAACCAAAGTCCAAGGAGAGCAGCGCAGCCTTGGATGGCGACGAGGAGACCAAACCGGCCACTCCAGCACCTCGAAAGCGAGGCCGGCCCCCGGGATCTAAAAACAAGGCCACACTCGTGCGGGAGAGCgaaatggaggaggacgaggaggctctcaagctgACGTCGTTTTCCGCCGTTGGAGGATTCGGACCTGGaggcgctggaggagcaaTGCGGTCTGGATCAGCCCGATGGGCCGcccgaggccgaggctcGCGAGGCGGAACGTCCCATCTCGTCATGGTACCGCGGGACGAAAACGGAAACCCCTACCCCGTGGAGGATgatgagctgctgctccccGAAGATCCTGCCGGCGAGGTTAAGGTCAACAAGCTGGGAGAGCTGCAGGGAGGACGAGAGTACCGAGTGCGAACATTCACGGTGCTGGGACGAGGCCGACGACTGTACATGTTGTCGACCGAGCCTGCTCGATGTATGGGTTTCCGAGACTCGTATTTGCTGTTCCAAAAACACCGGCGTCTGCACAAGGTGATTGCTGATGAAGGCGAGAAGTTTGATCTAATTGAGCGAGACATCATCCCCCACTCCTACAAGGGCCGGTCCATTGGTATTGTGACTGCCCGGTCTGTGTTCCGAGAGTTTGGAGCCAAGATTGTGCTTGGAGGAAAGAAGATTATCGACGACTACTACGTACAGGAGGCCGTTGACGCTGGCAGTGTGGAGGGTGAGATTGCGGACCCCGATGATCCGTTCAACCAGGGCCGAGAGCACTCAAAGGACCATTACGTAGCGTGGCTCGGTGGCGCTGGAGGTCTCGGAGCAGCATCTGTGCCTGTTGTGCCCATTATGCCTCCGCCCATCACGCAGGCGCCTCCCAAGCGTCGGAAGGCGATTGGAGCCCAGCTGTCGCCACACTGGATGTATGACCACGCTCTAGCCGCTTCGCGTTTCAACTCGTcgttgctggaggagcgACGCGAGGCTGACCCCAAGGGCTACATTGTGGAGCCTCTGACGGGCGTGCGGTTTGTGCCTCAGCTGACGCAGCCGTCGGTGTCTGAGTGGTTCAAGGTTGGTCAAGGCAAGAAAACGGTTGTGACCGAGGAAATGCAGTTCAGTCCGGTGACGAGGACGGGGCTGCAGGTTTCGTTTGATTTGAACGATATCGATATTGACGAGAATatcaaggaggccattCTGGATCAGTTGGAGGTTGAGGGAACCACTAATTTGTAG
- a CDS encoding uncharacterized protein (Compare to YALI0C12364g, some similarities with uniprot|Q03125 Saccharomyces cerevisiae YDR043c NRG1 transcriptional repressor for glucose repression of STA1 gene expression) → MCQCKPPKPHNTKHNPHKSQWMPISLSLPLHFALGQSIHSLHWKRTHTLCVKSDPCRSTVMSHTHPAATMSLKNILNDERPLPPIRYINYPPTPPMYYYQPQAQAQAQAQVQVQPQVVHAAAPPPPPPSAMMQVPPPPPSHVHSYAPPSLPQSPPLYQPQTVPIVNVNLNNAHNKKRKKYMCDCGRSFTTSGHLARHMRIHTGEKNYQCPYEGCTSRFSRQDNCMQHYRTHLGTSRNSMMRRKSGTVSPPPGQVSKPKQEKAVERKMSNFLSTVLVT, encoded by the exons ATGTGCCAATGCAAACCACCAaaaccacacaacacaaaacacaacccccacAAGTCCCAGTGGATGCCAATATCGCTGTCACTCCCGCTGCATTTTGCTCTCGGCCAGTCTATCCACTCCCTCCACTGGAAACGGACACATACGCTTTGTGTGAAAAGCGACCCCTGCAGATCCACCGTGATG tcacacacacatccaGCTGCTACCATGTCGCTCAAAAACATTCTCAACGACGAGCGCCCACTGCCTCCCATTCGATACATCAACTACCCCCCCACGCCCCCGATGTACTACTACCAGCCACAGGCCCAGGCCcaggctcaggctcaggtTCAGGTTCAGCCCCAGGTGGTCCATGCCGCGgcccctccaccaccaccccctTCGGCCATGATGCAggtgcctcctcctcctccttcccATGTTCACTCTTACGCTCCTCCTTCGCTGCCACAATCGCCCCCTCTTTACCAGCCCCAGACGGTGCCGATTGTGAACGTGAACCTCAACAACGCCCacaacaagaagcgaaagaagtACATGTGCGACTGCGGCCGGTCGTTCACCACCTCCGGACATCTGGCCCGGCACATGCGCATCCACACCGGCGAGAAGAACTACCAGTGTCCCTACGAGGGCTGCACCAGTCGCTTCTCTCGTCAGGACAACTGCATGCAGCACTACCGAACCCATCTCGGCACCTCGCGCAACTCGATGATGCGACGCAAGAGCGGGACCgtgtctcctcctccgggcCAGGTATCCAAGCccaagcaggagaaggCGGTGGAGCGAAAGATGAGCAACTTTCTCTCGACGGTTCTCGTCACCTAA